Proteins from a single region of Bacteroidota bacterium:
- a CDS encoding amidohydrolase — translation MIPFVCSFLFLFPPEQIEADLIITNAKIYTVDSTFSMAQSMAIDDGRILAIGKNETIAETYWSLNVVDLEGKVVYPGFIDAHCHFLQYGIEQSYTDLTGTTSFLEVTEKIKKHDISKTGGWVIGRGWDQNDWEIKEFPTKEALDKLFPNTPVYLMRVDGHAALVNSKALELTGVTPTTVITGGIVEVKQGVCTGILLDNALELVTKKMPTKSKTFLQNAAMLAQDNCMAVGLTSVQDAGLDLWEIQNLKMMDENGKLQMRLYVMANPNQKTFDYFSASGSIYTEHFHVNAFKFYADGALGSRGAGLLQPYSDDPGNYGIYYYSYDSLLAGAQKVYNMGFQMCTHAIGDSANRMVLDVYGTVLQGKNDLRWRVEHCQVVNKNDIKKFGMYNIIPSVQPTHATSDMYWADERLGARITAAYVYKDLLKQNGFILDGSDFPVEGINPLFGFYAAVARKDQKLFPKEGFQKENALTRQEALKAMTIWAAYGAFEENDKGSLEAGKFADFVVLDKDIMTVPEAELFGVKVLYTYIGGVLVYSGK, via the coding sequence ATGATACCCTTTGTATGCTCATTTTTATTTTTATTTCCGCCCGAACAAATTGAGGCTGATTTAATTATTACCAACGCAAAAATTTATACAGTTGATTCTACTTTTTCAATGGCGCAAAGTATGGCTATTGATGATGGAAGAATATTAGCTATTGGTAAAAACGAAACAATAGCGGAAACATATTGGTCGCTCAACGTTGTCGATTTAGAAGGTAAAGTTGTATATCCCGGATTTATTGATGCACATTGTCACTTTTTACAATATGGTATCGAACAATCGTATACTGATTTAACAGGAACAACTTCGTTTCTTGAAGTAACCGAAAAAATTAAAAAACATGATATTAGTAAAACAGGTGGTTGGGTAATTGGCAGAGGTTGGGATCAAAATGATTGGGAAATAAAAGAATTTCCAACAAAAGAAGCACTCGATAAATTATTTCCAAATACACCGGTGTATTTAATGCGTGTAGACGGGCACGCAGCATTGGTAAATTCAAAAGCACTTGAATTAACCGGTGTAACGCCTACAACCGTTATTACAGGTGGTATTGTTGAAGTAAAACAAGGTGTTTGCACCGGTATTTTGTTAGATAATGCTTTGGAGTTAGTAACGAAAAAAATGCCGACAAAAAGTAAAACATTTTTGCAAAATGCTGCCATGCTGGCACAGGATAATTGTATGGCTGTAGGTTTAACTTCTGTGCAGGATGCAGGGTTAGATTTATGGGAAATCCAAAACCTGAAGATGATGGATGAAAACGGCAAATTGCAAATGCGCTTATATGTAATGGCAAACCCGAATCAAAAAACATTTGACTATTTCAGTGCTTCCGGAAGTATTTATACAGAACATTTTCACGTTAATGCATTTAAATTTTATGCCGACGGCGCATTAGGCAGCAGAGGAGCAGGTTTATTGCAACCGTACAGCGATGATCCGGGTAATTATGGCATTTATTATTACAGTTATGATTCGTTGCTTGCAGGAGCACAAAAAGTGTATAATATGGGCTTTCAAATGTGTACACATGCAATTGGTGATTCTGCCAACAGAATGGTGTTAGATGTATACGGAACAGTGCTCCAGGGAAAAAATGATTTACGCTGGCGCGTAGAACACTGTCAGGTGGTAAATAAAAATGACATCAAAAAATTCGGCATGTATAATATCATTCCTTCCGTTCAGCCAACACACGCAACAAGTGATATGTATTGGGCAGATGAACGTTTAGGCGCGAGAATTACCGCTGCTTATGTGTATAAAGACTTATTAAAACAAAACGGATTTATTTTAGATGGAAGTGATTTTCCGGTTGAAGGTATTAACCCTTTATTTGGATTTTACGCTGCAGTGGCAAGAAAGGATCAAAAATTATTTCCCAAAGAAGGATTTCAAAAAGAAAACGCTTTAACGCGACAAGAAGCATTAAAAGCAATGACCATTTGGGCCGCATACGGAGCATTCGAAGAAAATGACAAAGGCAGTCTGGAAGCAGGTAAATTCGCCGATTTTGTTGTTTTAGATAAAGATATTATGACCGTGCCGGAAGCTGAATTGTTTGGTGTGAAGGTGTTGTATACCTATATTGGTGGGGTTCTTGTGTATAGTGGCAAATAA
- the aroC gene encoding chorismate synthase → MAGNSFGTLFRISTFGESHGVALGVVIDGCPPGIQLDLDFMYNEMARRKPGQSKIVTQRQEADAFEILSGVYDGKTTGTPIGIIIRNEDQKSKDYAHLTENYRPSHADFTYDQKYGFRDHRGGGRSSARETAARVVAGSIAKQLLQQYGITAQAYVSAVGDIVLDKNYQDLHLEKTEDNIVRCPDEATAQKMIERIAEVKKQGDTIGGTINCVIKNVPAGLGEPVFDKLHAALGQAMLSINAAKGFEYGSGFEGTKMLGSEHNDIFEKNAERKIVTKTNHSGGIQGGISNGMDIYFKVAFKPVATILQPQQSVNNLGETVIVEGKGRHDPCVLPRAVPIVEAMAALVIADFMLLHRTYQK, encoded by the coding sequence ATGGCGGGGAACTCTTTTGGAACTTTATTTCGAATCAGCACTTTCGGTGAATCGCACGGTGTGGCCCTTGGTGTTGTTATTGATGGCTGCCCTCCGGGTATTCAGCTTGACCTCGATTTCATGTATAATGAAATGGCAAGACGCAAGCCGGGGCAGTCGAAAATTGTTACACAACGGCAGGAAGCTGATGCATTTGAGATTTTAAGTGGTGTTTACGATGGCAAAACTACCGGAACGCCTATCGGAATTATAATTCGTAATGAGGACCAGAAATCAAAAGATTACGCCCATTTAACAGAGAATTATCGTCCAAGTCATGCCGATTTTACCTATGACCAAAAATATGGTTTTCGCGACCATAGGGGTGGGGGTAGAAGTTCAGCAAGGGAAACTGCCGCACGCGTGGTGGCAGGCAGCATCGCTAAACAATTGCTTCAACAGTATGGAATTACTGCTCAGGCATATGTAAGTGCAGTGGGTGATATTGTGCTGGACAAAAATTATCAGGATTTACATCTTGAAAAAACAGAAGATAATATTGTTCGCTGCCCCGATGAAGCAACAGCACAAAAAATGATTGAGCGTATTGCTGAAGTAAAAAAGCAAGGTGATACAATTGGCGGGACAATTAATTGTGTGATTAAAAACGTTCCTGCAGGATTAGGTGAACCTGTTTTTGATAAATTACATGCAGCTTTAGGTCAGGCCATGTTGTCGATAAATGCTGCAAAAGGATTTGAATACGGAAGTGGGTTTGAAGGAACAAAAATGTTAGGTTCCGAACACAACGATATTTTTGAAAAAAATGCGGAAAGAAAAATAGTTACAAAAACAAATCACAGTGGTGGTATTCAGGGCGGCATCAGCAACGGAATGGATATTTATTTTAAAGTTGCATTTAAACCGGTAGCAACCATTTTGCAACCACAACAAAGTGTAAATAATTTGGGTGAAACGGTAATTGTTGAAGGTAAAGGCCGTCACGACCCATGTGTATTACCCCGCGCTGTACCTATTGTTGAAGCAATGGCAGCTTTGGTAATTGCTGATTTTATGTTATTACATCGCACATATCAAAAATAA
- a CDS encoding acetyl-CoA C-acyltransferase: MKEVYIVSVARTPIGSFGGGLATLTAPQLGAHVIKAAVERAGIKSSDVQEVYMGNVLPANIGQAPVTQAMLAAGLPDTVNSTTINKVCASGMKAIMIGAQQIMLGMSDIVVAGGMESMSNTPYYLTKERWGAKMGNSEVVDGIIKDGLWDPYGNKHMGSCGETCAREYNFSREDQDNYAIESYKRAAAAWKNGDFKNEVVPVVIPQKKGDPIVVSEDEDFTKVKFDKVPSLAPAFEKTGTITAANASNINDGASAVVLMSKERAEAMGIKPLAKILAFADAQQAPEWFTTTPAKAMPKAIADAGLTIGDIDYFEINEAFAVVALANMKELGISHDKTNIYGGGVSIGHPIGSSGARITITLLSALQNNNARYGCAGICNGGGGASAIVIERM; the protein is encoded by the coding sequence ATGAAAGAAGTTTATATCGTATCAGTTGCCCGCACACCGATTGGAAGTTTTGGTGGTGGATTAGCAACTTTAACCGCACCACAACTTGGGGCTCATGTTATTAAAGCCGCAGTTGAACGTGCCGGAATCAAGAGTTCAGATGTTCAGGAAGTGTATATGGGTAATGTGTTACCGGCCAATATTGGTCAGGCACCGGTTACTCAGGCGATGCTAGCAGCGGGATTGCCAGATACGGTTAATTCTACAACTATAAACAAAGTTTGTGCTTCAGGTATGAAAGCCATTATGATTGGTGCTCAGCAAATTATGCTTGGCATGAGTGATATCGTGGTTGCCGGAGGAATGGAAAGTATGAGCAATACGCCATATTACCTCACCAAAGAGCGCTGGGGAGCCAAAATGGGCAATAGTGAAGTGGTGGATGGTATTATAAAAGATGGTCTCTGGGACCCTTATGGCAACAAACACATGGGTTCATGCGGCGAAACCTGTGCCCGCGAATACAATTTCAGTCGCGAAGACCAGGATAATTACGCTATCGAAAGCTACAAACGTGCTGCTGCAGCGTGGAAAAACGGCGATTTTAAAAATGAAGTTGTTCCTGTAGTTATACCTCAGAAAAAAGGTGACCCGATAGTGGTTAGTGAAGATGAAGATTTTACGAAAGTGAAATTCGACAAAGTACCTTCACTTGCACCTGCTTTTGAAAAAACCGGAACCATTACTGCTGCAAATGCTTCAAATATCAACGATGGTGCTTCGGCAGTGGTATTAATGAGCAAAGAACGTGCGGAAGCAATGGGTATTAAACCTTTAGCTAAAATTTTGGCTTTCGCTGATGCGCAGCAAGCACCTGAATGGTTTACCACAACACCGGCTAAAGCAATGCCAAAAGCTATTGCTGATGCAGGTTTGACCATTGGTGATATTGATTATTTTGAAATTAATGAGGCTTTTGCTGTTGTAGCATTAGCAAATATGAAAGAATTGGGTATTAGTCACGACAAAACCAATATTTACGGTGGTGGCGTATCCATTGGTCACCCGATTGGTAGCTCAGGAGCACGTATTACCATTACGCTGTTAAGTGCGTTACAAAATAACAATGCACGTTATGGTTGTGCCGGTATTTGTAACGGTGGCGGTGGTGCAAGTGCTATTGTGATTGAAAGAATGTAA
- a CDS encoding RNA methyltransferase has protein sequence MLTKAQINHLKSLKLKKYRQNYDEFIIEGDKLITEALLGNVELRRLVATNQWLASNKIQLPQHLVVETVTEKEMQQISSLSTSPDVLGVMKKMQFDIQSFTPENNWALILDGISDPGNFGTIIRTAEWFGIETIICSVDTVELYNPKVVQSSMGSLFRTKVYYTDLPAFLSQYPNLAIATTLKGQNIYSCNFKKSGFLVIGSESHGIGDNVLKLCSMEVKIPAIGKAESLNAAVATGIALSVIKGR, from the coding sequence ATGTTGACGAAAGCTCAAATTAACCATCTAAAAAGCCTGAAACTTAAAAAGTATCGCCAAAATTATGATGAATTTATCATAGAAGGCGATAAATTAATCACAGAGGCACTGTTGGGAAACGTTGAATTGAGGCGTTTAGTTGCGACAAACCAATGGTTAGCGTCAAATAAAATCCAATTACCACAACATTTGGTGGTTGAAACAGTTACTGAAAAAGAAATGCAGCAAATTTCATCCCTATCAACATCTCCTGATGTTTTAGGCGTTATGAAGAAAATGCAGTTTGATATTCAATCATTTACACCGGAAAATAATTGGGCTTTAATTTTAGACGGCATAAGCGATCCCGGGAACTTCGGAACAATTATCCGCACTGCTGAATGGTTTGGTATTGAAACGATTATATGCAGCGTGGATACAGTTGAATTATACAATCCCAAAGTGGTGCAAAGTTCGATGGGCAGCCTGTTTCGAACAAAGGTATATTATACCGATTTACCTGCATTTTTATCTCAATATCCGAATCTGGCAATAGCGACCACGCTCAAAGGTCAAAACATTTATTCCTGCAATTTTAAAAAATCCGGATTTCTGGTAATTGGCAGCGAATCGCACGGCATTGGCGATAATGTATTGAAGTTATGCTCAATGGAAGTTAAAATACCGGCAATAGGTAAAGCAGAATCGTTAAATGCAGCAGTTGCCACCGGAATTGCCCTAAGTGTGATAAAAGGCCGATAA
- a CDS encoding SDR family NAD(P)-dependent oxidoreductase codes for MPEQAISEIWIITGTSSGLGNAIALNVLQRTGALVYGFARKNTITHKNYFHQQIDLSDFNLVNSIQLPEIPATVKHLVLINNAGGLGEMLFAGKLENHIINSTYTLNIVTPHILSNQFLNQYGEITDINKCIINVSSGAAKTPYAGWSIYCSTKAAIDMMTLCLVQEQAQLPKSQSTRIFALAPGVIDTAMQAQIRNADESGFTAKNKFVELHKNQQLYNVHDVAIRYVHLALNIDSTQEPIQRVTL; via the coding sequence ATGCCTGAGCAAGCAATTTCCGAAATCTGGATAATAACAGGAACCTCTTCCGGTTTAGGAAATGCCATTGCATTAAATGTGTTGCAAAGAACAGGTGCTTTAGTTTACGGATTTGCGCGAAAAAATACAATTACACACAAAAATTATTTTCATCAGCAAATTGATTTATCAGATTTTAATTTGGTAAATTCTATTCAGTTGCCTGAAATTCCTGCTACAGTTAAACATCTTGTTTTAATAAATAATGCAGGTGGTTTAGGGGAGATGTTATTTGCAGGCAAGCTCGAAAATCATATTATTAATTCAACTTATACGCTCAATATTGTAACACCACATATTTTATCGAATCAATTTTTGAATCAATACGGTGAAATAACTGATATAAATAAATGTATAATTAATGTAAGTTCCGGGGCAGCCAAAACACCGTATGCCGGATGGAGCATTTATTGCTCAACCAAGGCTGCAATTGACATGATGACCCTTTGTCTAGTGCAGGAACAGGCTCAATTACCGAAATCACAATCCACCCGAATTTTTGCGCTTGCACCGGGTGTTATCGATACCGCAATGCAAGCGCAAATCCGCAATGCCGATGAATCGGGATTCACTGCAAAAAATAAATTTGTTGAACTGCATAAAAATCAGCAACTTTATAATGTGCACGATGTAGCCATAAGGTATGTTCACCTTGCCTTAAACATCGATAGCACGCAGGAACCCATTCAACGCGTCACACTATGA
- a CDS encoding imidazolonepropionase has protein sequence MAATLISNIKTLWQTDDGTRVVLRGKAMATIPHLNNAWLLIENGLIADFGTMDTIPEMNCTQIDASGKMVLPAWVDSHTHLVFAGNRAEEFAMRIKGKTYEDIAAAGGGIIKSAAKMRGMDESELFDKAQERLEHLIQLGTGTIEIKSGYGLSTAAELKMLRVIRKLKEKNQIEIKATFLGAHAIPTEYKNNRSGYIDLIIDEMLPKIADEQLANYCDVFCEEGYFTNEETDRILAAASEFDIKPKIHVNQFTNTGGIQTGIKNNAISVDHLEHLGEAEINALLQSNTLPVALPGCSFFIQIPYTPGRKLIDAGLPIVLASDFNPGSCPSGNMAFVVALACIQMKLTPEEAINAATLNGAAALELSNKVGSIAKGKQARLIITKPIESLAEIPYRFGANLIDRVII, from the coding sequence ATGGCAGCTACCCTGATTAGTAATATTAAAACGCTTTGGCAGACAGACGACGGAACACGTGTGGTTTTGCGTGGTAAAGCAATGGCAACGATTCCGCATCTCAATAACGCGTGGCTATTGATTGAAAACGGTTTGATTGCTGATTTTGGCACAATGGATACCATACCTGAAATGAATTGCACACAAATTGATGCATCAGGAAAAATGGTGTTACCCGCATGGGTAGATAGTCACACACATCTTGTTTTTGCCGGCAACCGCGCTGAAGAATTTGCCATGCGGATTAAAGGCAAAACTTACGAAGACATTGCTGCTGCCGGTGGCGGCATTATAAAATCAGCGGCTAAAATGCGGGGAATGGATGAAAGCGAATTATTTGATAAAGCGCAGGAACGTTTAGAACATCTAATTCAGCTTGGCACGGGAACAATTGAAATAAAAAGTGGTTATGGATTATCTACTGCAGCAGAATTAAAAATGTTGCGTGTAATCAGGAAATTAAAAGAGAAAAATCAAATCGAGATAAAAGCTACCTTTTTAGGTGCACATGCAATACCAACAGAATATAAAAATAATCGCTCCGGGTATATTGATTTAATTATTGATGAAATGTTGCCAAAAATTGCTGATGAACAATTAGCAAATTATTGTGATGTATTTTGTGAAGAAGGCTATTTTACCAATGAAGAAACCGATCGAATTTTAGCTGCTGCATCGGAATTTGATATCAAACCAAAAATTCATGTAAATCAGTTTACCAATACCGGAGGCATACAAACCGGAATTAAAAATAATGCCATTAGTGTTGATCATTTGGAACATTTGGGAGAAGCCGAAATAAATGCCTTATTACAAAGCAATACATTACCTGTTGCTTTACCCGGATGTTCGTTTTTTATTCAGATACCATACACACCCGGAAGAAAATTAATTGATGCAGGATTACCTATCGTGTTAGCAAGTGATTTTAATCCCGGTTCATGCCCGTCAGGCAATATGGCATTTGTTGTAGCACTTGCTTGCATACAAATGAAATTAACACCTGAAGAGGCCATTAATGCAGCAACTTTAAACGGTGCTGCAGCGCTTGAACTCAGCAATAAAGTGGGCTCCATCGCAAAAGGAAAACAAGCGCGTTTAATCATAACAAAACCCATTGAAAGTTTAGCTGAAATACCTTATCGCTTTGGTGCAAATTTAATTGACCGGGTAATTATTTAA
- a CDS encoding BamA/TamA family outer membrane protein, with protein sequence MLAVLVPVISGCNATKYLRDNEYLYKESKVNFRTTLPADVDSAALTDDLIDLSKLEANEKTLGVFPLKTWLYVLGDTAIDHYIKYQEVYDTRFLFLFDYDTLLKNIKPLASDTSRFRQWLMYKAGEKPQLIDDTKMEETEVRMSNFLYNRGYFYNSVTSTVRYDSIKQNGTVVYEVAPGTLYRMKNVYYEIYDKGLLNKINQIPVKSELAKGKPIDVDLLKAERNRLSTNLRNVGYYRFQKEYIYFDVDTASGVDSLDIYVKISNPVRDTVHHIFAIKNIYVYPNASLDYNEGIVPDYAIHFVDSAVIKRVSKKDQLTKYIRTDTSAEAKTKVAAYKNNDLSKKELLIYFLEKDTVYSPQLIVTQGGDIKRIKRKKLRTDYYLINSPDNYNPQAIANNIFINPENYYSDSLIQKTVASFSTLGAFKYVTIQADEMWDSTSYLQFLNLQIRLDPLPVRTVAYEINASTTSDYLLGNSLNLSYSQKNLFHSLDILKFNIKGGIETQLGGEQTFINTSELATGLSLSLPRFFWPAPVNVPKRYFPKTDFKLNFNYINQITDFTLYNTSFEYAVSIFENTRKDKAQKQHIIKFPIPTINIVKVPQISDAFQEELNQNPLLKQSFEEQVIMGGGYTFILNTQPTGYHKFDHYLRSSIELNLPFSDFMRLDADYRSYINFNPKNVLVSRAAFGIASPYTFVKDTASPFYTEVIPYVKQFFTGGAYSVRAFTVRKIGPGGYVNYDTTTFLRVDQVADLKLEFNLEYRFDIISILEGAVFVISEIPSHLKLTRSDLIPGFDSTILCSYLL encoded by the coding sequence GTGCTGGCAGTTCTCGTGCCGGTAATTTCAGGATGTAATGCTACTAAATATCTTAGAGATAACGAATATCTCTACAAAGAAAGCAAGGTTAACTTCCGCACAACATTACCTGCCGATGTTGATTCTGCTGCATTAACAGACGACCTGATCGACCTCAGTAAACTCGAGGCAAATGAAAAAACACTTGGGGTATTTCCGTTAAAAACCTGGTTATATGTTTTGGGTGATACAGCAATTGACCATTATATTAAATATCAGGAAGTATATGATACCCGTTTTTTATTTTTATTTGATTACGATACGCTATTGAAAAATATTAAACCGCTGGCATCAGACACCTCTCGATTCAGGCAATGGTTAATGTATAAAGCCGGTGAAAAACCGCAGCTTATAGATGACACAAAAATGGAAGAAACCGAGGTTCGTATGAGTAATTTCCTTTACAACCGTGGTTATTTTTATAATTCTGTAACATCAACGGTTCGATATGACAGTATAAAACAAAATGGTACCGTAGTTTATGAAGTTGCTCCAGGCACTTTATATCGGATGAAAAATGTTTATTATGAAATTTACGACAAGGGATTATTAAATAAAATTAATCAAATACCGGTTAAAAGCGAATTGGCAAAAGGTAAGCCTATTGATGTAGATTTATTGAAAGCAGAACGCAACCGTTTGAGCACCAATTTGCGTAACGTTGGTTATTACCGATTCCAGAAAGAATATATTTATTTTGATGTAGACACCGCATCAGGCGTGGATTCGCTTGATATTTATGTAAAAATAAGTAACCCTGTGCGTGATACTGTGCATCATATTTTTGCTATCAAAAATATTTATGTTTATCCCAATGCTTCACTGGATTATAATGAAGGTATTGTGCCTGATTACGCCATACATTTTGTAGATAGTGCGGTTATAAAACGAGTAAGTAAAAAAGACCAACTTACCAAGTATATTCGTACTGATACCAGTGCCGAGGCCAAAACTAAAGTTGCCGCCTATAAAAATAACGATTTATCCAAAAAGGAATTATTGATTTACTTTTTAGAAAAAGATACCGTTTATAGCCCTCAATTAATTGTAACTCAGGGTGGTGACATCAAACGCATAAAGCGAAAGAAATTACGCACCGATTATTATTTAATTAACTCGCCCGATAATTATAATCCTCAGGCCATTGCCAATAATATTTTTATCAATCCTGAAAATTATTATTCCGATTCACTCATTCAAAAAACGGTGGCTTCATTTTCCACGCTTGGTGCATTTAAATATGTTACTATTCAGGCTGATGAAATGTGGGATTCAACATCTTATCTCCAATTTCTTAATTTACAAATCCGCCTCGACCCTTTACCGGTAAGGACTGTAGCTTATGAAATAAACGCCAGCACCACATCCGATTATCTTTTGGGTAACTCATTAAATTTATCTTACTCCCAAAAAAATCTGTTCCACAGTCTCGACATCTTAAAATTTAATATCAAAGGTGGTATCGAAACACAATTAGGCGGAGAACAAACATTTATCAATACCTCCGAACTGGCAACAGGATTATCATTATCATTACCCCGATTTTTTTGGCCTGCTCCGGTTAATGTTCCAAAACGATATTTCCCTAAAACAGATTTTAAATTAAATTTTAATTATATCAATCAAATTACAGATTTTACGCTATATAATACATCTTTCGAATATGCAGTTTCTATTTTCGAAAATACCAGAAAAGACAAAGCACAAAAACAGCACATCATTAAATTCCCGATACCTACAATTAATATTGTTAAAGTACCACAAATTTCCGATGCATTTCAGGAAGAACTCAATCAAAATCCTTTATTAAAACAAAGTTTTGAAGAGCAGGTGATTATGGGTGGCGGTTATACTTTCATCCTAAATACGCAGCCAACAGGCTATCATAAGTTCGACCATTATTTGCGTTCTTCAATTGAGCTTAATTTGCCGTTTTCCGACTTTATGCGCCTGGATGCCGATTATCGCTCCTATATCAACTTCAATCCTAAAAATGTACTAGTATCAAGAGCTGCATTTGGTATTGCGTCACCATATACATTTGTAAAAGATACCGCCTCCCCATTTTACACAGAAGTAATTCCCTACGTAAAACAATTTTTTACCGGTGGTGCCTATAGTGTTCGTGCATTTACCGTTCGTAAAATTGGTCCGGGTGGTTACGTAAATTATGACACCACAACTTTCCTCCGTGTAGATCAGGTGGCCGATTTAAAACTCGAGTTTAATCTGGAATACCGTTTTGATATTATTTCCATTTTAGAAGGCGCCGTTTTTGTGATTTCGGAAATACCTTCACACTTAAAGTTGACCCGTTCCGACCTCATTCCAGGTTTCGATTCGACAATTTTATGCAGTTACTTGCTGTAG